In Bacillus sp. SB49, a single window of DNA contains:
- a CDS encoding lactonase family protein — protein sequence MAKYNGYVGTYTKQESKGVYQFTLDTEKKELGDVKLAAELNNPTYVTVSDDDQHLYAVAKDGDEGGVTAFSIGSDGGLTPLNGQFAAGSPPCHVSVDRNTNTVVTANYHTTKIASYLTNENGSLNPAASVVEHEGTGPHERQEKPHMHYTGFTPDEKYVIAIDLGSDRVISYAVNDGKLDQVQVFKTAPGAGPRHITFHPNGKYAYVMTELSSDVLVLHYDEKDGSFTQKQAITTIPETFEETNDGSAIHISSDGQFVYAGNRGHNSIAAYKVDQDSGELTFIEWTSTEGNWPRDFVLDPTEEFLIATNQKSNTMTLFERDKDTGKLTLVQSDVYVPEPVCVKFTSGK from the coding sequence ATGGCTAAGTATAATGGATATGTCGGTACGTATACGAAACAGGAAAGTAAAGGCGTGTACCAGTTCACGCTCGATACGGAGAAGAAAGAGCTTGGCGATGTGAAGCTCGCTGCTGAATTGAACAACCCTACGTATGTAACGGTCAGTGACGATGATCAGCATTTATATGCGGTTGCAAAAGACGGTGATGAAGGCGGCGTGACGGCGTTCTCGATCGGAAGCGACGGCGGGCTGACACCGCTGAACGGGCAGTTCGCAGCCGGATCACCTCCGTGTCATGTGAGCGTCGACCGCAATACGAATACGGTCGTGACAGCGAATTACCATACGACGAAAATTGCTTCCTATTTAACGAATGAAAACGGATCGCTGAATCCGGCTGCTTCCGTCGTGGAGCACGAAGGGACAGGCCCGCACGAACGCCAGGAGAAGCCGCACATGCACTATACAGGCTTCACGCCGGATGAGAAGTATGTCATCGCCATCGACCTCGGAAGCGACCGCGTGATTTCTTATGCGGTAAATGACGGGAAGCTCGATCAAGTCCAAGTGTTTAAGACAGCACCTGGTGCCGGTCCGCGCCACATCACCTTCCACCCGAACGGCAAATATGCCTACGTCATGACCGAGCTGAGCTCGGACGTACTCGTGCTTCACTATGACGAAAAGGACGGAAGCTTCACCCAGAAGCAGGCGATCACAACGATTCCGGAAACGTTCGAAGAGACGAACGACGGAAGTGCGATCCACATCTCGTCCGACGGACAGTTCGTCTACGCCGGAAACCGCGGCCACAATTCGATTGCGGCATACAAAGTGGACCAGGATTCCGGAGAGCTGACGTTCATCGAATGGACGTCGACGGAAGGAAACTGGCCGCGCGATTTCGTCCTTGATCCGACGGAGGAATTCTTGATTGCGACGAACCAGAAATCGAACACGATGACGTTGTTTGAGCGGGATAAGGATACAGGGAAGCTGACGCTTGTTCAGTCGGATGTGTATGTTCCGGAGCCGGTTTGTGTGAAGTTTACTTCCGGTAAATAA
- a CDS encoding GntR family transcriptional regulator, whose product MRPIAPRETLMEQAYKAIKASIVNNEVQPGDNLAEERIASQLGISRTPIREALKRLAFEGLVELKKGSKAKVSSVTPENAYDYQLIRERLESMAAGLASRFATAEDVERLTEICVKQKESIDERDYHQFIELDYDFHSTVADISQNEKLKEFIENLYSQIQRFLILTSTLSDSAIGAVEEHYRIIEAIKSNDPVLAEHSMEEHIKQVTRRIINYKQEEEVKG is encoded by the coding sequence TTGAGACCGATTGCACCGAGGGAAACATTGATGGAACAAGCATACAAAGCGATCAAGGCTTCTATCGTTAATAACGAAGTTCAGCCTGGAGATAATTTAGCAGAAGAAAGAATTGCTTCGCAGTTGGGTATCAGCAGAACACCTATACGTGAGGCATTGAAGAGACTGGCTTTTGAAGGATTGGTAGAACTGAAGAAAGGCAGCAAGGCGAAAGTGAGCTCGGTGACTCCTGAGAATGCTTATGATTATCAATTGATTCGGGAGCGTTTGGAGTCGATGGCTGCAGGACTGGCCAGCCGTTTTGCCACAGCGGAGGACGTCGAGCGGTTGACAGAAATATGTGTGAAGCAGAAGGAGTCCATAGATGAAAGGGATTATCACCAATTTATTGAATTGGATTATGACTTCCATTCTACCGTGGCAGACATATCGCAAAACGAGAAGTTAAAAGAATTCATAGAAAACCTGTACAGCCAAATCCAGCGTTTCTTAATCCTGACAAGCACACTGTCTGATAGTGCGATAGGTGCGGTGGAAGAGCACTACCGAATTATCGAAGCAATTAAGAGTAATGATCCCGTGTTGGCTGAGCACTCCATGGAAGAGCACATCAAGCAAGTGACGAGACGGATCATTAACTATAAACAAGAGGAGGAAGTTAAAGGATGA
- a CDS encoding helix-turn-helix domain-containing protein, translated as MANYIESKLYNVVVGIKIRKLRIERNWTQEELAFRAGMDVTYISDLENGKRNPTIITMKAVAEALEIEYNEIYPTPEEIKEYN; from the coding sequence ATGGCTAATTATATTGAAAGTAAGTTGTACAACGTGGTTGTAGGAATCAAAATTCGCAAACTCCGCATTGAAAGAAATTGGACGCAAGAGGAGCTGGCCTTCCGTGCCGGTATGGATGTGACCTACATCAGTGATTTAGAAAACGGAAAGAGAAATCCCACCATTATCACCATGAAAGCAGTGGCGGAAGCATTAGAAATCGAATACAACGAAATCTATCCCACCCCGGAAGAGATAAAAGAGTATAATTAA
- a CDS encoding TRAP transporter substrate-binding protein, producing the protein MKKWLLPLAGILLSSALVGCDSKEASSNGGDGDTYEIRVAHLVSEEQSTHVALESFIDRVEDRSDGRLKIEAYPNGSLYGSDREAIEAVQMGNLEMTIPAVAPLSGFNSKFMVFDLPFLFKTKEAAYSALDGELGQSLLSDLEDEGFKGLAFGENGFRHMTNNKGPIESPEDLEGLKLRTMENPVHTDTFNALGANASPFAFGELYTSLQQGTYDAMESPISLIYTNKFYEVQDYLTKSGHFYAATILLMNKDFMDDLPEDLQTILEEEAETYRDEQRKIASEQDEEWVKELEKEGVKINELTDEQKDAFIEATKSVYTDYEDEIGKDLIEQAKAANE; encoded by the coding sequence ATGAAAAAATGGTTATTACCCTTAGCCGGCATTTTGTTATCTTCTGCTTTAGTAGGTTGCGACAGTAAAGAGGCGAGCTCCAATGGTGGAGATGGTGACACGTATGAAATACGGGTCGCTCACCTAGTGAGTGAAGAACAGTCGACACATGTTGCTCTGGAGTCCTTCATCGATCGGGTGGAAGATCGATCGGATGGCCGCTTGAAGATTGAAGCTTATCCGAATGGATCGCTATATGGATCGGATCGGGAAGCGATTGAGGCCGTACAGATGGGCAACCTGGAGATGACGATTCCAGCGGTCGCGCCATTATCAGGCTTTAACAGCAAGTTTATGGTTTTTGATTTACCTTTCTTGTTCAAGACGAAAGAAGCGGCTTACTCCGCACTGGATGGCGAGCTTGGACAGTCACTCTTATCGGACTTGGAAGATGAAGGGTTTAAGGGGCTGGCCTTTGGGGAGAACGGATTCCGTCACATGACCAACAATAAAGGTCCGATCGAGAGCCCTGAAGATTTGGAAGGATTGAAACTGAGAACGATGGAGAATCCGGTTCATACCGATACGTTCAACGCTTTAGGAGCGAATGCTTCTCCGTTTGCCTTTGGTGAACTGTACACTTCTTTGCAGCAGGGTACATATGACGCAATGGAGAGTCCTATTTCATTGATCTATACCAACAAGTTCTATGAAGTACAGGATTACCTGACGAAGAGTGGTCACTTTTATGCAGCAACTATCTTGTTGATGAACAAGGATTTCATGGATGATCTTCCGGAAGACCTGCAAACGATTCTTGAAGAAGAAGCAGAGACCTATCGCGATGAGCAGCGGAAGATTGCCAGTGAGCAGGATGAAGAATGGGTGAAAGAGCTGGAGAAAGAAGGAGTTAAGATCAATGAACTGACAGATGAGCAAAAGGATGCGTTCATTGAAGCGACCAAGTCGGTTTATACAGATTACGAAGATGAAATCGGCAAAGACCTGATTGAGCAGGCGAAAGCTGCCAACGAATAA
- a CDS encoding TRAP transporter small permease: MKQFLDERLEEILIVITMALMVLLIFYQVVSRYVFNDSMSWTEELARYIHIWQVWIAASFAVKKGKHIKVEMFKDLLPNLYRRIIDFIALALWFFVAVTLAYVGSDVILSLMEQGQVSPAMRIPMWWAYLAIPVGGLLMSIRLIQQFIRLWKHPDQEYSSSEGESL; encoded by the coding sequence ATGAAGCAGTTTTTAGATGAAAGGTTAGAAGAAATCCTTATCGTAATTACCATGGCTTTAATGGTGCTTCTGATTTTCTATCAAGTCGTGTCTCGTTATGTTTTCAATGACTCGATGAGTTGGACAGAAGAACTGGCGCGGTATATACATATTTGGCAGGTTTGGATAGCGGCGAGTTTCGCTGTGAAGAAAGGCAAACATATCAAAGTAGAAATGTTCAAGGATCTGCTTCCTAACCTGTACAGGAGAATCATCGACTTCATTGCTTTGGCTTTATGGTTCTTCGTTGCAGTCACCCTGGCTTATGTAGGAAGTGATGTCATCCTAAGCTTGATGGAGCAGGGACAAGTGTCACCTGCCATGAGGATTCCAATGTGGTGGGCGTATCTTGCTATTCCTGTCGGCGGTTTGCTCATGTCTATCCGCTTGATCCAACAGTTCATTCGCTTGTGGAAACATCCTGATCAGGAATATTCTTCATCAGAGGGTGAGAGCCTATGA